The genome window ACAATCACTTTCATTGATGAGAATTTCTCCATCTATATTTCTATCCCAACGCAAATCTTTTGCGCCGATGAAAAATTCTCCTTCAGAGCTTTGACCTTCACAAAATGCTAAGGTTTTTTTACCAACTTGTTGATTAAAACTTTTTTCTATACATTCATCGACGATTTTTTCTATCACTTTTAATCTTGTATTGATGATTTTACTAGGAATTTGTTCCATGTCAAAAGCTGCGGTATCTTCTTCTTTAGAATAAGCAAAAACACTAATTCTATCAAAACCAAATTCTTTTATAAAAGTGCATAATTCTTCAAAATCTTCATCGCTCTCTCCAGGGTGTCCTACTATAAAACCTGTGCGTAAAAATGAATTTGGGGCTTGTTTCATTAAATTTAAAAGTTCGATTAATTTAGCTTTGTTAGCTCCGCGTTTCATGATTTTAAGCATATTATCACTGATGTGTTGCAAAGGCATATCAAAATAATTTACAAAAACTTTTGATTGAATGATTTTTTCTATCACTTCTTTGCTAATACTTGTTGGATATAGATATAAAATTCTAGCAGCCTTTACACCTTGAATATTTTCTATAGCTTCAATAAGCTTTAAAAGTCCATCTTTTTGACCTTGATCAAATAAATACGAACTTGTATCTTGAGCAATAAAAGAAAAGTCTTTATAGCCTTTTTTAACAAGCTCTTTTACTTCATTTACAATGCTTTCTAGGCTTCTTGATTTGAGTTTTCCTTTAAAGCTTGGTATGGCGCAAAATGAACATTTTTGATTACATCCTTCAGCTATTTTGATAAAAGCTTGATAATTTGATCCTGTGATTACACGATTGGTATTTTTATCTTGCAAGTAAGTGGAATTTGAAAAAAGATTAGTTTTTTTAAGTATCATTTCATCAATTTTTTCATAATCTCCCACACCGGTAAAAAGATCAACTTCAGGTAGTTCTTTCATTAATTCTTCGCGGTAGCGTTGCATCAAACAACCTGTTACAACTAACAATGAATCTTTTTTTCTTTGCTCGTGTAAGTCTAAAATCGCATTTATACTTTCTTTTTTAGCACTATCTATAAAGCCACAGGTATTTACAATCAAAACATCAGCTATGCTTGGCTCATCACAAATTTCATAATCACTTAATCTTCCAAGCATGATTTCGCTATCAACTAAATTTTTATTACAACCTAAAGACATTAAAAAAAGTTTTGGCATATTTCTCACTTTAAATATTTTATTTTTTTGCTAAAATTATAAGATTAAATTATATCAAAATTAGAAAGAAAATTTTTATGGATAATTACGAATACAGCGAACTTTTAAAAAAATTAAAAAACAAAGTTGGAAATATCGCTTCTATTATTAAACCTGAAGAGATAAAAGCTAGATTAAAAGAAATAGAAAATTTAGAAAATTCCCCTTCTTTTTGGAGTGATGTAAAACAAGCAGGAGTGATAGGTAAAGAAAAAACTAAAATTTCAAATTTACTTAAAAATTATGAAAATGCAAACAATGCTTTAAATGATGCAAGCGAGCTTTTTGATCTAGCAAATAGTGAAAATGATTTAGACACTATAGAAGCTTTATTTGAAGATGCAAATAAGCTAGAAGATCTTATCGTAAATCTTGAAATTTCTATGCTTTTAAGTGGGGAAAATGATGGTAAAAATGCCATAGTTTCCATTCACCCAGGAGCAGGTGGAACGGAGAGTAATGACTGGGCTAGCATGCTTTATAGGATGTATTTGAGATTTTGTGAAAGAGAAGGTTTTAAAGTAGAAACACTTGACTTTCAAGAAGGCGAAGAAGCAGGGCTTAAAGATGTGAGCTTTTTAGTTAAAGGTGAAAATGCTTATGGGTATTTAAAAGCTGAAAATGGCATTCATCGTTTAGTAAGAACTTCTCCATTTGATAGCGCAGGGCGTCGCCATACGAGTTTTTCTAGTGTGATGGTTTCACCTGAGCTTGATGATGATATAGAAATAGAAATTGAAGAAAAAGATATAAGGATTGATTATTATAGAGCAAGCGGAGCAGGTGGACAGCATGTTAATAAAACCGAATCAGCAGTGCGTATAACTCATATGCCAAGTGGTATAGTAGTGCAATGTCAAAACGATAGAAGCCAACATAAAAACAAAGCAACTGCTTTTAAAATGTTAAAATCACGCCTTTATGAACTTGAGCTTATGAAACAACAAGATGAAGCAAATTCAAGTGAAAAAAGTGAGATAGGTTGGGGACATCAAATCCGCTCTTATGTGCTTTTTCCTTATCAACAAGTCAAAGACACACGCTCAAATGAAGCTTTTTCACAGGTTGATAATATCTTAGATGGGGATATTAAAAAAATCATAGAAGGTGTTTTAATAGCACAAAAAGCACAAGATTAATACTACAAAAGGATATTAAATGGAAAAAATTCTAGTTTGTGTGGATGTTTTAGAACCTTGTAGGGAAAGTTTGCATTATGGGGTGTATTTAGCTAAAAAGTTAGATTTACCTTTAATGTTTTTATATACCATAGAACCAAATTTTACTAATGCTGAATTAGCTTGTAGTTTTGGAATAGGTGCTAGTGGATGTGTGATTGAAGATTTAGTAGAAGAGCAAAGCCAAAAAAATGAAAATCTTTGTAAAAAAGGGCAAAGAATTTTAGAAGAATTTTGTGCTTATGCAAAAGAACAAGGTGTAAAAGAATGCTTTAGCGTGCAAAGAGATGGAGATTTGGAAGAGATTTTAAAAGAATACAATGATCAAATAAGATTAGCCATAGCAGGTTTAAAAGGCGGAGGTAAGAAAAATAAAATAGGCATTCATACAGAAGAATTAGTAAGAGCTTTAAATGTGCCTATTTTGCTTGTAAATTCTGCATTTAAAGAGATTAAAAGTGTGATGATGGCTTATGATGGGAGTAATTTAGCTAAAAAGGCCATAGAGCAAGCCATTAAAAGACCTATTTTCAAAGAAGCAAAGCGTTATGTGGTAAATGTGTCTAAGGATGAAAAAGCTTCTTGTGAGTTATTAGCTCAAGTAGGTCAAATTTTTAAAGAAGCAAATTTAAATGTGCAAACACAGCATTTAAATGGAGAGATTACTCAAGCTTTATTTGATTTTGGTGAGCAAAATGATATAGATTTATTGATTATGGGGGCTTACTCACATCACTGGGTAAAAAGTATTTTATTTGGTAGTTTGACAAATGATATTTTAACTAAGGCTAAAAAACCTTTATTGTTAATTCGCTAATGTTGCACCATAGACTTTTAAATCATTATATTAGCATTTATCACAAAAGCACCAAACAATTTCTTTTTGTTTGGACTTTGCTTGCTGTGGTGCCTTTATTTTGTAGTTTTTTATTTGACGAGCTTGCCATTTATGCAACGGGTAAAATTACTTCTGAAATTTTATTTTTAATTTTAAATATTATTCCTATTATGGTAGCTATGGCATTGATGATGTTTTTGCTTATTAGTATTTGGGCTGCTTTTAGTAGTAAGATTAATATCAAAGAAAAATTTTTTATTATTTTATATGCTTATGTTTTGATATGGTTTGCGTATGGGAATTTGTATTATTTTTCTTGTGATGTAGATAATTACAATAGAATGTTAATTGCTACTCAAAAAAATGAAAATTTAGATATTGTAGATTTGCAAGAAAAAGTTATAGAGGTGCAGTTTCAAACCCCTATAAGAGGAATTCATAATTTTTGGTCTTTAAATGATGAGTTAAAACCTCAAATTCAAAATAGAATAAAAGGTTTAGTTGATTGTTATTATTTTAGCGGAGTTACTATGCTAACAATAGGCTTTGGCGATGTAACGCCTGTTAGTTCTTTACTAAGATTATTTAGCGTATTTCAAGGATTTTTAGGGCAGGTTATTGTTGTGATTGCTATGGGGCTTTGGATTAACCAAGCAGGTAAGCAATAGCTTACCTTGTATCAATGTTTTATAGCATATTTATTTTGTATTTCTTCATGTCCTAGTATTTTTTGAACATTGCAGTTTTTATCAATATCTAATTTTTTAACATCATAGTGAAAATTAGTACAATTGTGCAATAAAAATGCCATTGTTTTAGCATTGTGTACATCCCATCTTGATAAATCTTGATCAAATTGTTTGCAGTTTTCAAACATATGTGCCATCGTAATGGTATTATGCACATCCCAATTTTCTACTTTATGGTTAAATTTAAGACAATTGCAAAACATATAATTTGTATCTTTAACACTTGACATATTCCAAGAAGATAAATCTTGATCAAATGCTTCGCAATCAAAAAACATTCCTTCCATGTTTTCAACATTTGATACATTCCATTTAGAAATATCGTTATTAAAATTTTTACAACAATAAAACATATAAGACATATCTTTTACACTTGACACATCCCACTTTTCTATACCGTCAAAATTAGTCCTAGTAGAATAGTAGAATAAATAAGACATATCTGCGATTAAGCTTACATCGATTTCATCTAAGGTAATAAGCTCTTCTCTAACAAGAGCAACTAATTCGCTTTTTGTTTTAGGCGTGAACATGTTGACTCCTTCTTTGTTTAATTTCTCTTTAAAATTATAATACTAATTAAACATAAAGTATAAAAAAATAAATAATAAATTAACAAAAGAGTGTAAAACACTATAATATGTTTCATAATGAAACATATTATAAATTTAATAAGAAAATTAAGCTAATTGATATAAAGATTAACCAAATAAAAAGCAACAATGCCATTAAAAATGGTTTAAACCCTGCATTTTTTAAAACATTTTTATGGATATTCACTCCCAAAGCTACCATAGCCATAGAAAGTAAAAGTGTATCTATAGTTTGTATGCTTGGTTTTATATAGTTAAGCGCAAAATCGGTATTTAATATTTCAAGTGAGCTAATACCACAAGCAAATAAAAACCATAAGGCAAAATAAGGAATATTTGCTTTAATGGAAATTTTTTCATTATTTCTGCTTAGAAATTTTAATGAAAAAAGACTTAAGAAAATCAAAAAAGGCACTAGCATTAAAACACGCATCATTTTTTCTATGACAGCACCATCTCCTGCTTGCACAGCTTCACCAGCTGCAACAGCATGTGCAACTTCATGCAAGCTTGCTCCCATAAAATACCCCATTTGTTTTAAATTAAAAAAATCAAACCAGCCCAAATTCCAAGCCAAAGGATATAAAAACATCCCTAAAGTTCCAAAAACCACCACAGTACAAACTGCCACGCCAACTTTAGCAGAGCCACCTTTAACAATGCTCTCACTTGCCATCACAGCAGCTGCTCCACAAATACTTGAGCCACTACTTATAAGTATGCTTTCTTTAAGATCAAGTTTAAATAATTTTCCTAGTAAAAGTCCTATAAAAAAGGTAGAAAACACCACTAAAAATGCTAGCAAAATTCCATTTAATCCAACTTTTTCTAAGTCATTAAAAGTAATTCTAAAGCCATAAAGTATAATTCCAAGTCTTAAAATTTCTTTTGTTGCTATGTTTAAAACTCCTGATTTTTTAAGTAAATTTGTATTTTGATGTGCTAAATTTCCTATTAAAGCTCCCAAAATCACGGCTATGATT of Campylobacter lari contains these proteins:
- a CDS encoding potassium channel family protein — translated: MLHHRLLNHYISIYHKSTKQFLFVWTLLAVVPLFCSFLFDELAIYATGKITSEILFLILNIIPIMVAMALMMFLLISIWAAFSSKINIKEKFFIILYAYVLIWFAYGNLYYFSCDVDNYNRMLIATQKNENLDIVDLQEKVIEVQFQTPIRGIHNFWSLNDELKPQIQNRIKGLVDCYYFSGVTMLTIGFGDVTPVSSLLRLFSVFQGFLGQVIVVIAMGLWINQAGKQ
- the rimO gene encoding 30S ribosomal protein S12 methylthiotransferase RimO: MPKLFLMSLGCNKNLVDSEIMLGRLSDYEICDEPSIADVLIVNTCGFIDSAKKESINAILDLHEQRKKDSLLVVTGCLMQRYREELMKELPEVDLFTGVGDYEKIDEMILKKTNLFSNSTYLQDKNTNRVITGSNYQAFIKIAEGCNQKCSFCAIPSFKGKLKSRSLESIVNEVKELVKKGYKDFSFIAQDTSSYLFDQGQKDGLLKLIEAIENIQGVKAARILYLYPTSISKEVIEKIIQSKVFVNYFDMPLQHISDNMLKIMKRGANKAKLIELLNLMKQAPNSFLRTGFIVGHPGESDEDFEELCTFIKEFGFDRISVFAYSKEEDTAAFDMEQIPSKIINTRLKVIEKIVDECIEKSFNQQVGKKTLAFCEGQSSEGEFFIGAKDLRWDRNIDGEILINESDCGDLEMGELYECEITQSLDKKLIAKALRRLDD
- a CDS encoding universal stress protein, translated to MEKILVCVDVLEPCRESLHYGVYLAKKLDLPLMFLYTIEPNFTNAELACSFGIGASGCVIEDLVEEQSQKNENLCKKGQRILEEFCAYAKEQGVKECFSVQRDGDLEEILKEYNDQIRLAIAGLKGGGKKNKIGIHTEELVRALNVPILLVNSAFKEIKSVMMAYDGSNLAKKAIEQAIKRPIFKEAKRYVVNVSKDEKASCELLAQVGQIFKEANLNVQTQHLNGEITQALFDFGEQNDIDLLIMGAYSHHWVKSILFGSLTNDILTKAKKPLLLIR
- a CDS encoding BspA family leucine-rich repeat surface protein gives rise to the protein MFTPKTKSELVALVREELITLDEIDVSLIADMSYLFYYSTRTNFDGIEKWDVSSVKDMSYMFYCCKNFNNDISKWNVSNVENMEGMFFDCEAFDQDLSSWNMSSVKDTNYMFCNCLKFNHKVENWDVHNTITMAHMFENCKQFDQDLSRWDVHNAKTMAFLLHNCTNFHYDVKKLDIDKNCNVQKILGHEEIQNKYAIKH
- the prfB gene encoding peptide chain release factor 2 codes for the protein MDNYEYSELLKKLKNKVGNIASIIKPEEIKARLKEIENLENSPSFWSDVKQAGVIGKEKTKISNLLKNYENANNALNDASELFDLANSENDLDTIEALFEDANKLEDLIVNLEISMLLSGENDGKNAIVSIHPGAGGTESNDWASMLYRMYLRFCEREGFKVETLDFQEGEEAGLKDVSFLVKGENAYGYLKAENGIHRLVRTSPFDSAGRRHTSFSSVMVSPELDDDIEIEIEEKDIRIDYYRASGAGGQHVNKTESAVRITHMPSGIVVQCQNDRSQHKNKATAFKMLKSRLYELELMKQQDEANSSEKSEIGWGHQIRSYVLFPYQQVKDTRSNEAFSQVDNILDGDIKKIIEGVLIAQKAQD
- a CDS encoding YeiH family protein, with product MHKNIYKHRKFEAFLLLFTLAFCAFAISELSFFKNLGISALIIAVILGALIGNLAHQNTNLLKKSGVLNIATKEILRLGIILYGFRITFNDLEKVGLNGILLAFLVVFSTFFIGLLLGKLFKLDLKESILISSGSSICGAAAVMASESIVKGGSAKVGVAVCTVVVFGTLGMFLYPLAWNLGWFDFFNLKQMGYFMGASLHEVAHAVAAGEAVQAGDGAVIEKMMRVLMLVPFLIFLSLFSLKFLSRNNEKISIKANIPYFALWFLFACGISSLEILNTDFALNYIKPSIQTIDTLLLSMAMVALGVNIHKNVLKNAGFKPFLMALLLFIWLIFISISLIFLLNL